A genomic window from Brevibacillus agri includes:
- a CDS encoding sensor histidine kinase, translated as MDFLLRFLLVDIPEAFLLLTISLALFNLSVFEKKKQAILFSLLFALTGELLTLLEVLYQPKVILMFLCMTAYLILLYRFNILKSVFMGTIALVVMILAESIILAIFNSQQLFLEEILSTTMLAVFARLFYLGVFLTIAIVLRTTKFDIHQLFQHNRLNRYLFLLILLGSVEFLLILFMNTSFFLRENNSAILALYTPQFQMFFQLAILALFIVIVVLFRIYLNLTINRVEEETGTPYLNSIQDLFTAVRSIKHDSLNHYTAINGFLKKELHSHAKEYVEQLLKETVLIERSADSSSQVLERIKNPAVASLLQSKMVVCLAERISLTLEIKEISQFSHYKTYDLIKILGNLLDNAIRATSYELEENRYIRLEWGQTENEHFLYIENSGPTIPECQLQEIFQMGYTTKKNGEGGLGLAIVKNVAERYNGNIQVKSADGITSFCISFANR; from the coding sequence TTGGATTTTTTACTTCGCTTCTTACTCGTAGACATACCCGAAGCCTTCTTGCTACTGACGATTAGTTTGGCTTTATTCAACCTGTCGGTGTTCGAAAAGAAGAAACAAGCCATTCTATTTAGCCTGCTATTTGCACTAACAGGCGAGCTGCTAACTTTGCTGGAAGTGCTTTATCAACCGAAAGTGATATTGATGTTTTTATGCATGACTGCGTACCTGATCCTGTTATATCGGTTTAACATTCTCAAATCGGTATTTATGGGAACGATCGCACTGGTCGTCATGATTCTTGCCGAATCAATTATTCTCGCCATTTTTAACAGTCAGCAGTTATTCCTGGAAGAAATATTGTCTACTACGATGCTAGCAGTGTTTGCCCGTTTATTTTATCTAGGCGTATTTCTAACCATCGCTATCGTATTGCGAACAACCAAATTTGACATTCATCAGCTATTTCAGCACAACCGTTTAAATCGTTACTTGTTCCTGTTAATTCTTCTGGGAAGCGTCGAGTTTTTGCTCATTCTATTTATGAACACGTCGTTTTTTCTGAGAGAGAACAACTCGGCCATTCTTGCGCTGTATACTCCGCAGTTTCAAATGTTCTTTCAGTTAGCCATTTTGGCTTTGTTCATCGTAATTGTGGTTTTGTTCCGGATTTATCTTAATTTGACGATCAATCGTGTAGAAGAAGAAACCGGAACGCCTTATTTGAACAGCATTCAGGATCTCTTTACCGCCGTTCGCTCCATCAAGCACGATTCTTTGAACCATTACACAGCAATCAATGGATTCTTGAAAAAAGAACTGCATAGCCACGCCAAAGAATACGTAGAGCAACTGTTAAAGGAAACGGTCCTGATTGAAAGATCCGCTGATTCCAGTTCGCAAGTATTGGAGCGTATCAAAAATCCTGCCGTTGCTTCCTTGCTGCAATCCAAAATGGTAGTTTGTCTGGCTGAGCGTATCTCGCTCACGTTGGAAATCAAGGAGATCAGCCAGTTCTCGCACTACAAAACATATGATTTAATCAAAATCTTGGGCAATCTGCTGGACAACGCCATACGTGCAACCTCTTACGAACTGGAGGAAAATCGCTACATACGCCTTGAATGGGGACAAACAGAAAACGAGCACTTCCTGTATATCGAAAATAGCGGTCCGACAATCCCGGAATGTCAACTTCAGGAAATCTTCCAAATGGGCTATACCACGAAGAAAAATGGAGAAGGCGGACTTGGACTAGCCATCGTCAAAAACGTGGCGGAACGCTACAACGGCAACATTCAAGTCAAATCTGCCGATGGTATCACCAGTTTTTGCATTTCTTTTGCAAACCGCTAG
- the hprK gene encoding HPr(Ser) kinase/phosphatase gives MRKTNVSHLVDHFNMTILSGEEGLGREITVTDLSRPGLQLAGYYSYYAEERIQLFGLTEINFFQTLNRDERLERMNFLMQGQTPCFCVTRNQPVPEEMIEASNNWGVPVLQSPLATTTLVGKMTNFLENRLAPTTTIHGVLTDIYGVGVLIMGSSGIGKSEAALELVKRGHRLVADDAVEIRQTQAGQLSGSAPELIQHLLEIRGVGIINVMTMFGAGAVRNVKNIEMVVQLELWEPHKMYERLGLDEETLKIMDTDIPIITVPVRPGRNLAVIIEVAAMNFRLKRMGYNAAMHFSRKQSNAILEDADSDL, from the coding sequence ATGCGCAAGACAAATGTGAGCCACCTTGTGGATCATTTCAATATGACGATTTTAAGCGGAGAAGAGGGGCTGGGGCGCGAGATTACGGTGACGGATTTGAGCCGTCCGGGCTTGCAGCTTGCAGGCTACTACTCCTACTACGCCGAGGAACGGATTCAACTGTTTGGCTTGACGGAAATCAACTTTTTCCAGACGCTGAACAGGGATGAGCGATTGGAGCGCATGAATTTTTTGATGCAGGGGCAGACGCCGTGTTTTTGTGTGACGCGCAACCAGCCTGTCCCGGAGGAAATGATCGAGGCCTCGAACAACTGGGGCGTGCCTGTGCTGCAATCGCCTTTGGCGACGACGACCTTGGTGGGCAAAATGACCAACTTCCTGGAGAACCGCCTGGCGCCTACTACCACGATTCATGGCGTGCTGACGGATATTTACGGGGTCGGCGTCCTGATTATGGGATCGAGCGGAATCGGGAAAAGCGAAGCCGCTTTGGAACTGGTCAAACGCGGGCATCGGCTGGTGGCGGATGATGCTGTCGAAATTCGCCAGACGCAGGCAGGCCAGCTAAGCGGCAGCGCACCTGAGCTGATCCAGCATTTGCTGGAGATTCGCGGCGTGGGGATCATCAATGTCATGACCATGTTCGGAGCAGGGGCTGTCCGCAACGTGAAAAATATTGAGATGGTCGTGCAACTGGAGCTGTGGGAGCCGCACAAAATGTACGAGCGGCTTGGACTGGACGAAGAGACGCTGAAAATCATGGACACGGACATCCCGATCATTACCGTACCCGTGCGACCAGGGCGAAACCTGGCCGTCATTATCGAAGTGGCGGCGATGAACTTCCGCCTGAAGCGGATGGGCTACAATGCGGCGATGCATTTCTCGCGCAAGCAGTCGAACGCCATTCTGGAAGATGCCGATTCAGACTTGTAG
- the uvrB gene encoding excinuclease ABC subunit UvrB, with translation MDRFELVSEYQPSGDQPTAIAELVAGLQAGKRHQTLLGATGTGKTYTAAQVIAQVNKPTLVMAHNKTLAAQLCAEFKEFFPNNAVEYFVSYYDYYQPEAYIPQSDTFIEKDSSINDEIDKLRHSATSALFERRDVIIVASVSCIYGLGSPEEYKELLLSLRVGMEKGRDEILHRLVDIQYTRNDINFTRGTFRVRGDVVEIFPASQSEQAIRVEFFGDEIERITSIDVLTGEILGQRDHVAIFPASHYVTREEKMKLAVQSIEAELEERLAELRAAGKLLEAQRLEQRTRYDIEMMLEMGFCSGIENYSRHLTGLPAGHAPYTLMDYFPEDYLLLIDESHMTLPQVRGMYNGDQARKNVLVEHGFRLPSAKDNRPLRFEEFEQKINQAIYISATPGPYELEHCPELVQQVIRPTGLVDPTISVRPIKGQIDDLIGEIQATIAKNERVLVTTLTKKMSEDLTDYLKEIGIKVRYLHSDIKTIERMQILRSLRLGEFDVLIGINLLREGLDLPEVSLVAILDADKEGFLRNERSLIQTIGRAARNAEGRVIMYADKMTDSMNSAIRETERRRAIQLAYNEKHGITPQTVKKAVREVIEATKVAEEKADYLPHADFKKMPKKDRLAVIERMEEEMKEAARNLMFERAAELRDLILELKAEL, from the coding sequence ATGGACCGTTTTGAATTGGTATCGGAGTATCAACCGTCCGGTGACCAGCCGACCGCGATCGCCGAACTGGTAGCGGGGCTTCAGGCAGGCAAGCGGCACCAGACGTTGCTCGGGGCCACTGGTACGGGAAAAACCTATACGGCCGCCCAGGTGATTGCCCAGGTGAACAAGCCGACACTGGTGATGGCGCACAACAAGACATTGGCTGCCCAGCTATGCGCAGAGTTCAAGGAGTTTTTCCCGAATAACGCGGTGGAATACTTCGTCAGCTACTACGACTACTACCAGCCGGAAGCGTACATTCCCCAATCGGATACGTTTATTGAAAAAGACTCCAGCATCAACGACGAGATCGACAAGCTGCGTCACTCGGCGACCAGTGCCCTGTTTGAGCGGCGCGACGTCATTATTGTGGCGTCGGTATCGTGCATCTACGGCTTGGGTTCGCCGGAAGAATACAAGGAGCTGCTGCTGTCGCTGCGCGTCGGCATGGAAAAAGGACGAGACGAGATTTTGCATCGGCTGGTCGACATCCAGTACACGCGCAACGACATCAACTTTACGCGGGGGACCTTCCGGGTGCGCGGAGACGTCGTGGAGATTTTTCCGGCGTCACAGAGCGAGCAGGCGATTCGCGTGGAGTTTTTCGGAGACGAAATTGAGCGGATCACCTCCATTGACGTGCTGACCGGAGAGATTTTAGGGCAGCGCGACCACGTAGCGATTTTCCCTGCGTCCCACTATGTCACCCGCGAAGAAAAAATGAAGCTGGCCGTCCAAAGCATCGAGGCGGAGCTGGAAGAGCGGCTGGCAGAGCTGCGCGCAGCCGGGAAGCTGCTGGAAGCGCAGCGGCTGGAGCAGCGGACGCGCTACGATATTGAGATGATGCTGGAGATGGGCTTTTGCTCCGGGATCGAAAACTACTCGCGCCATCTGACGGGGCTTCCGGCAGGGCACGCTCCGTACACGCTGATGGATTACTTTCCAGAGGACTACCTGCTGTTGATTGACGAGTCGCACATGACCTTGCCGCAGGTGCGGGGGATGTACAACGGCGACCAGGCGCGCAAGAACGTACTGGTCGAGCATGGATTCCGCCTGCCGTCTGCGAAGGATAACCGCCCGCTGCGATTCGAGGAGTTTGAGCAGAAAATCAACCAGGCGATATACATCTCGGCAACGCCCGGCCCGTATGAGCTGGAGCACTGCCCGGAACTGGTGCAGCAGGTCATTCGCCCGACAGGACTGGTCGACCCGACGATCTCGGTGCGCCCGATCAAAGGGCAAATTGACGATCTCATCGGGGAAATCCAGGCTACGATTGCCAAAAACGAACGCGTCCTCGTCACGACATTGACGAAAAAAATGTCGGAGGACCTGACCGATTACTTGAAAGAAATCGGGATCAAGGTCCGCTACTTGCACTCCGACATCAAGACGATCGAACGGATGCAGATTTTGCGTTCCTTGCGATTGGGCGAATTTGACGTGCTGATCGGGATCAACCTGTTGCGGGAAGGTCTGGACTTGCCCGAGGTTTCGCTTGTCGCTATTTTGGACGCCGACAAGGAAGGCTTCCTGCGCAATGAGCGCTCCCTGATCCAGACGATCGGGCGGGCAGCCCGGAACGCCGAAGGGCGCGTGATTATGTACGCGGACAAGATGACGGACTCGATGAACTCGGCGATTCGCGAGACGGAGCGCCGCCGCGCCATCCAGCTCGCCTACAACGAGAAGCACGGCATCACCCCGCAGACGGTGAAAAAAGCTGTGCGCGAAGTGATTGAGGCGACAAAGGTGGCCGAGGAAAAAGCGGACTATTTGCCACACGCCGATTTCAAGAAGATGCCGAAGAAAGATCGACTGGCTGTCATCGAACGCATGGAAGAAGAAATGAAGGAAGCGGCGCGCAACCTCATGTTCGAGCGTGCGGCCGAACTGCGTGATTTGATTCTGGAGCTGAAGGCGGAACTCTAA
- the uvrA gene encoding excinuclease ABC subunit UvrA, translating into MPLEHIVVKGARAHNLKNIDVVIPRDKFVVLTGLSGSGKSSLAFDTIYAEGQRRYVESLSAYARQFLGQMDKPDVDSIEGLSPAISIDQKTTSRNPRSTVGTVTEIYDYLRLLYARVGRAICPEHGIEIQSQTIEQMVDRLMEYPERTRMQILAPMVQGRKGEHVKLLEDIRKQGFVRVRVNGEITDLSEDIKLEKNKKHNIEVVVDRVVVKPDVQSRLADSLETALRLADGKVIVDVMEQEELLFSEKHACPICGFSIGELEPRIFSFNSPFGACPECDGLGVKLEVDPDMVVPDATKTLHDGAIGAWEPKSSTYYQQLLESACRHFNIRMDIPYEELPPEQVQILMYGSEGEKIQFRYENEFGQVREAVVPFEGVIPNLQRRHLETSSDYIREQIEGFMSQKPCPVCKGHRLRQESLAVKVGERSISELTTLSILDAHQFINELELTEREAKIANLIVKEIKARLNFLIDVGLDYLTLSRAAGTLSGGEAQRIRLATQIGSSLMGVLYILDEPSIGLHQRDNARLIKTLEHMTKLGNTLIVVEHDEDTMMACDYIIDIGPGAGIHGGQVVSAGTPEEVMKDENSLTGAYLSGRKFIPVPLERRKPTDKWIKIEGAKENNLKNVTAKIPLGLFVAVTGVSGSGKSTLINEILQKALSRDLNGAKVKPGEHRRIVGLEHLDKVIDIDQSPIGRTPRSNPATYTGVFDDIRDLFASTNEAKVRGYKKGRFSFNVKGGRCEACSGDGIIKIEMHFLPDVYVPCEVCHGKRYNRETLDVKYKGKSIADVLEMTIEDAVEFFRNLPKIERKLQTIVDVGLGYMKLGQPATTLSGGEAQRVKLASELYRRSTGRTLYILDEPTTGLHTDDIDRLLKVLQRLVENGDTVLVIEHNLDVIKTVDYIVDLGPEGGTRGGQIVGTGTPEEVAQLEGSYTGTYLKPILERDRARTMAKLEQLVSK; encoded by the coding sequence ATGCCATTGGAACATATTGTCGTCAAGGGCGCGCGTGCCCACAATCTGAAAAACATTGATGTAGTGATTCCGAGGGACAAATTCGTCGTATTGACGGGTTTGTCCGGCTCGGGAAAGTCTTCCCTTGCTTTTGACACGATTTACGCAGAGGGACAGCGGCGCTACGTGGAGTCTCTCTCTGCCTATGCCCGCCAGTTCCTCGGGCAGATGGACAAGCCGGATGTGGATTCGATTGAAGGGCTGTCGCCCGCTATTTCCATCGACCAGAAGACGACGAGCCGCAACCCGCGCTCCACAGTCGGCACGGTGACGGAAATCTACGACTATTTGCGTCTTTTGTATGCGCGTGTGGGCAGAGCGATCTGTCCAGAGCACGGCATCGAAATTCAGTCCCAGACGATCGAGCAGATGGTAGATCGCCTGATGGAGTACCCGGAGCGCACGAGAATGCAAATCCTCGCGCCCATGGTACAGGGACGCAAGGGAGAGCACGTCAAGCTGCTGGAGGACATTCGCAAGCAGGGCTTCGTGCGCGTGCGTGTGAACGGCGAAATTACCGATTTGTCCGAGGACATCAAGCTGGAAAAAAACAAAAAGCACAACATCGAAGTCGTGGTGGATCGCGTCGTCGTGAAGCCGGATGTGCAGTCGCGTCTCGCGGACTCTTTGGAGACGGCTTTGCGCCTCGCGGACGGCAAGGTGATCGTCGACGTGATGGAGCAGGAGGAGCTGTTGTTCAGCGAGAAGCACGCCTGCCCGATTTGCGGATTTTCCATCGGCGAGCTGGAGCCGCGAATTTTCTCTTTCAACAGTCCGTTTGGCGCGTGTCCGGAGTGCGACGGTTTGGGCGTAAAGCTGGAGGTAGACCCGGACATGGTCGTTCCGGATGCGACCAAGACGTTGCATGACGGCGCGATTGGCGCCTGGGAGCCGAAGTCGTCGACTTACTATCAGCAGTTGCTGGAATCGGCTTGCCGCCACTTTAACATTCGCATGGACATTCCATACGAGGAGCTGCCCCCGGAGCAAGTGCAGATTTTGATGTACGGCAGCGAAGGGGAGAAAATCCAGTTCCGCTATGAAAATGAGTTCGGGCAAGTCAGGGAAGCGGTTGTGCCGTTTGAAGGCGTCATTCCGAATCTGCAACGCCGTCATCTGGAAACCAGCTCGGACTACATTCGCGAGCAAATCGAAGGCTTCATGAGCCAAAAACCTTGCCCTGTCTGCAAAGGGCACCGTTTGCGTCAGGAGAGCCTCGCTGTGAAGGTTGGAGAGCGCAGCATTTCCGAGCTGACGACGCTGTCGATTCTCGATGCACACCAGTTCATTAATGAACTGGAGTTGACCGAGCGGGAAGCGAAGATTGCCAACCTGATCGTGAAGGAAATCAAGGCACGGCTCAACTTTTTGATCGACGTCGGGCTGGATTACTTGACTCTGAGCCGGGCGGCCGGGACATTGTCCGGGGGCGAGGCGCAGCGGATCAGGCTGGCTACCCAGATCGGCTCCAGCCTGATGGGCGTCCTCTACATCCTCGACGAGCCGAGCATCGGTCTGCACCAGCGGGATAACGCCCGCCTGATTAAGACCCTGGAGCATATGACCAAGCTGGGGAACACGCTGATCGTCGTCGAGCATGACGAAGATACGATGATGGCTTGCGACTACATTATCGACATCGGGCCTGGTGCGGGTATTCACGGTGGCCAGGTAGTGTCTGCGGGCACGCCGGAAGAAGTGATGAAGGATGAAAACTCGCTCACAGGCGCCTATTTGAGCGGTCGCAAGTTCATTCCGGTCCCGCTGGAGCGCAGAAAGCCTACAGACAAATGGATCAAAATCGAGGGCGCGAAGGAAAACAACCTGAAAAACGTCACAGCGAAAATTCCGCTGGGATTGTTCGTCGCTGTGACAGGTGTATCAGGCTCCGGGAAAAGTACGCTCATCAACGAGATTTTGCAAAAGGCGCTGTCGCGCGATCTGAACGGCGCCAAAGTAAAGCCGGGCGAACACCGCCGCATCGTGGGACTGGAGCATCTGGACAAAGTCATTGATATCGACCAATCCCCAATTGGCCGGACGCCGCGCTCCAATCCGGCGACGTACACAGGCGTCTTTGACGACATTCGCGATCTGTTTGCCTCGACGAACGAAGCGAAGGTGCGCGGTTACAAAAAAGGTCGCTTCAGCTTCAACGTCAAAGGCGGGCGCTGTGAGGCGTGCAGCGGCGACGGGATTATCAAAATCGAGATGCACTTTTTGCCGGACGTGTACGTGCCTTGCGAGGTGTGCCACGGCAAGCGCTACAACCGGGAGACGCTCGATGTAAAATACAAGGGCAAGAGCATCGCTGACGTGCTGGAAATGACGATTGAGGATGCGGTGGAGTTTTTCCGCAATCTGCCGAAGATCGAGCGCAAGCTGCAAACGATTGTGGACGTCGGCCTTGGCTACATGAAGCTGGGACAGCCTGCAACGACTCTCTCCGGCGGGGAAGCGCAGCGCGTCAAGCTGGCCTCCGAGCTGTATCGCCGCAGCACAGGGCGCACGCTGTACATTTTGGATGAGCCGACAACAGGCTTGCATACGGATGACATCGACCGTCTGCTCAAGGTGTTGCAGCGCCTGGTGGAAAACGGCGACACAGTACTCGTCATCGAGCACAATCTGGATGTCATCAAAACGGTCGATTACATCGTCGATTTGGGGCCAGAAGGCGGTACCCGCGGCGGACAGATTGTCGGCACAGGTACGCCGGAAGAAGTGGCGCAATTGGAAGGCTCGTACACGGGAACGTACTTGAAGCCGATTTTGGAAAGAGATAGAGCGAGAACCATGGCCAAGCTGGAACAGTTGGTATCGAAGTAA
- a CDS encoding accessory gene regulator ArgB-like protein: MTWTEKLSGKIARSIKTEDSPYTVGQLAHGIELFLLNVINLFFIVLVSAVFNLLGEVFPLLCFFFLLRFFTGGVHFKNPWSCLVATLLLLLIGGAIIKYVSLASVAVMPLLILLVAGAGTFINYTYAPAKHTYMPDNPTVQKKHRKIAILLIVIGCILSLFLVRYSYKLPMTYILAIIYQSLLLMPVSFRFVSFLEKTFSRG, translated from the coding sequence ATGACCTGGACAGAAAAATTGTCAGGAAAAATTGCCCGGTCGATTAAGACAGAAGATTCGCCATACACCGTGGGACAATTGGCGCATGGAATTGAACTCTTTTTGCTAAATGTCATCAATCTTTTCTTCATCGTACTCGTTTCTGCGGTATTCAACTTATTAGGAGAAGTCTTCCCTCTCCTTTGTTTCTTTTTTCTACTCCGTTTTTTCACGGGCGGCGTTCATTTTAAAAATCCATGGTCCTGTCTAGTAGCGACACTCCTGCTCTTACTTATTGGCGGTGCTATTATCAAGTATGTTTCTCTGGCTTCTGTTGCTGTCATGCCGCTCCTCATCCTTCTCGTTGCAGGGGCAGGAACATTTATCAATTATACATACGCTCCAGCTAAACATACATACATGCCAGACAACCCAACTGTCCAGAAAAAGCATCGAAAAATCGCTATTCTACTGATAGTTATTGGTTGCATTCTCTCACTTTTCTTGGTAAGATATTCCTATAAGCTACCTATGACTTACATACTAGCAATTATCTATCAGTCTCTGCTTCTCATGCCTGTTTCGTTTCGCTTTGTATCTTTCCTAGAAAAAACATTTTCGAGAGGATGA
- a CDS encoding ATP phosphoribosyltransferase regulatory subunit translates to MAKPLGFEKPLGMRDILPESLAKQRHLERALRHCIERWGYEEISTPSLEYYDTVGMASATLTDRMFRLLDKQGHTVVLRPDMTTPIARVVSSLYKDVPLPIRLFYQANVFRAQEKEAGRNAEFFQTGIELIGDGSVDADAEAIALAVFCLRAAGVETFRIAIGHVDFVDGLLEDVVAEEDVRQQFRQYLHERDFVGFRQLLETVAIDSAGKKRLDALLRLRGGKSKIAEARELAGDGKAGRAVETIASLWESLEAYGVTEDLLLDFNLIINLNYYTGVVFEGYAADLGSPLLGGGRYDQLLAQFGRSAPATGFAIKMDRLLTVTPSLRGQAPERILLLYTEDRRPEALAKAQQLRADFQVVVTRLVTGKAEIAAESGQGYSKVICMTEQEE, encoded by the coding sequence ATGGCGAAGCCGTTGGGATTTGAAAAACCGCTGGGGATGCGGGACATATTACCGGAATCACTGGCGAAGCAACGGCATTTGGAGCGGGCGCTGCGGCATTGTATCGAACGGTGGGGGTACGAGGAAATTTCCACACCGTCGCTGGAGTATTACGATACCGTGGGAATGGCGAGCGCAACGCTGACAGATCGAATGTTTCGCCTGTTGGATAAACAGGGGCATACCGTTGTGCTGCGGCCGGACATGACGACGCCAATCGCTCGCGTTGTTTCTTCTTTATATAAAGATGTACCGCTGCCGATCCGCCTGTTTTATCAGGCCAACGTGTTTCGCGCCCAGGAGAAGGAAGCTGGCCGAAATGCGGAGTTTTTCCAGACGGGGATCGAGCTGATTGGCGACGGCTCTGTGGATGCGGATGCGGAGGCGATCGCGCTGGCAGTTTTTTGTTTGCGGGCGGCAGGCGTGGAGACGTTCCGAATCGCGATCGGGCACGTCGATTTTGTAGACGGGCTGCTGGAGGACGTGGTCGCCGAAGAGGATGTGCGCCAGCAATTCCGCCAGTATTTGCACGAGCGCGATTTTGTCGGCTTCCGCCAATTGCTGGAGACGGTTGCGATTGACTCTGCGGGGAAAAAGCGGCTGGACGCCTTGCTTCGTTTGCGCGGCGGAAAAAGCAAAATCGCGGAGGCGCGGGAGCTTGCGGGTGACGGAAAAGCAGGGCGGGCGGTAGAAACGATTGCTTCCTTGTGGGAATCGCTGGAGGCATACGGGGTTACCGAGGATTTGCTGTTGGACTTCAATCTGATTATCAATCTGAACTACTATACAGGCGTTGTCTTTGAAGGCTACGCCGCCGATCTCGGCTCTCCGCTGTTGGGCGGCGGGCGTTACGATCAGCTTTTGGCCCAGTTCGGGCGCTCTGCACCTGCCACCGGGTTTGCGATCAAAATGGATCGGCTGCTGACGGTCACGCCGTCGCTGCGAGGTCAAGCGCCAGAACGCATTTTGCTGCTTTATACAGAAGATCGGCGGCCGGAAGCATTGGCAAAGGCGCAGCAGTTGCGCGCGGACTTCCAGGTGGTCGTGACCCGGCTCGTAACGGGAAAAGCGGAGATAGCGGCAGAGAGCGGGCAAGGCTACAGCAAGGTGATCTGCATGACGGAACAGGAGGAGTAG
- a CDS encoding acyltransferase yields MRKTTRYPVQGPNPLWQMYRTVSFWKVMKNFIVIQLARYTPFPSWKNWMYRTFLRMEVGQETAVALMVMMDTMFPELIKIGKNSVIGYNTTILAHEYLVEEYRLGEVRIGDRVLIGANSTILPGVTIGDGAIVAAGTVVHKDVAPGSFVGGNPMQVIRPGGLEEK; encoded by the coding sequence ATGAGGAAGACAACACGTTATCCGGTCCAGGGGCCAAACCCGCTCTGGCAAATGTACCGCACGGTCAGCTTCTGGAAAGTCATGAAAAACTTCATCGTCATCCAGCTTGCCCGCTACACGCCTTTTCCGTCATGGAAAAACTGGATGTACCGCACCTTTTTGCGGATGGAGGTCGGGCAGGAAACGGCAGTGGCGCTGATGGTCATGATGGACACGATGTTTCCGGAGTTGATAAAAATCGGCAAAAACAGTGTAATTGGCTACAATACGACCATTCTCGCCCACGAGTATCTCGTGGAGGAATACCGGCTGGGAGAAGTGCGCATTGGTGACAGGGTGCTGATTGGAGCCAACTCGACGATTTTGCCGGGGGTGACGATTGGGGACGGGGCGATCGTGGCTGCGGGAACGGTGGTCCACAAGGACGTGGCGCCCGGGTCTTTTGTCGGCGGCAACCCGATGCAAGTGATTCGGCCGGGAGGGCTTGAGGAAAAATAG
- a CDS encoding phage holin family protein, protein MIRWIIKMLLNGAALLFISKWFASIYVANFTVALWAILILGVVNTLIRPVLMFFTLPLTILTLGLFWFVINAVTFALTAYFIDGFEVGPWPDNIGIVIVAAALMSIFGWLIEMVVGMKKEKR, encoded by the coding sequence ATGATCCGCTGGATAATCAAAATGCTCCTGAACGGAGCTGCCTTGCTTTTCATTAGCAAATGGTTTGCGTCCATTTATGTTGCGAATTTCACCGTGGCATTGTGGGCCATTCTGATTTTGGGTGTCGTGAACACGTTGATTCGTCCGGTGCTAATGTTTTTTACTTTGCCGCTGACGATCCTGACGTTGGGGCTTTTCTGGTTTGTCATCAACGCTGTGACGTTTGCCCTGACAGCCTATTTCATTGACGGATTCGAAGTGGGACCGTGGCCGGACAATATCGGCATCGTCATCGTGGCTGCCGCGCTGATGAGTATTTTTGGCTGGTTGATCGAAATGGTTGTCGGCATGAAAAAAGAGAAAAGGTAG
- a CDS encoding HD domain-containing protein: MEYVAKALAALPADLVEEAKKCFDGQDPAHDWQHNLRVLAMCERIGGEEGADMQVLRLAALLHDVGRAEERQTGECHAEISARVAGKWLRERGMDEERIARVQSAILAHRFRKERPPVTLEEKILFDADKLDSIGAIGVARVFAYTGVIGGPIQSDDPQQHTPFKEYDWKLQRIKDRLFTKTAQAIAQERHAFMVRFFAQWEREVKGLQ; encoded by the coding sequence ATGGAATACGTGGCAAAAGCGCTGGCGGCCCTCCCAGCCGATCTGGTGGAGGAAGCGAAAAAATGCTTTGACGGTCAAGACCCTGCACACGATTGGCAGCATAATTTGCGCGTGCTGGCAATGTGCGAGCGGATCGGCGGCGAGGAAGGGGCGGACATGCAGGTGCTGCGCCTCGCTGCTTTGCTGCACGATGTCGGGAGAGCGGAGGAGCGGCAGACCGGGGAGTGTCACGCGGAAATCAGCGCGCGAGTAGCAGGAAAATGGCTGCGGGAGCGCGGCATGGATGAAGAACGGATCGCGCGGGTACAGTCCGCGATCCTCGCCCATCGCTTTCGCAAGGAGCGTCCGCCTGTAACCCTGGAAGAAAAAATCTTGTTCGATGCGGACAAGCTCGATTCAATTGGCGCTATTGGAGTTGCCAGAGTTTTTGCTTATACTGGGGTTATTGGAGGGCCTATCCAATCCGACGACCCGCAGCAGCATACTCCGTTCAAGGAGTACGACTGGAAGCTGCAGCGCATCAAAGACAGGCTGTTCACCAAAACGGCCCAAGCGATTGCGCAGGAACGGCACGCGTTCATGGTCCGCTTTTTTGCGCAGTGGGAGCGGGAAGTGAAAGGACTCCAGTAG